One genomic segment of Nocardia spumae includes these proteins:
- a CDS encoding MarR family winged helix-turn-helix transcriptional regulator, which translates to MPSSPPSLDATQLGAYFALIEASSLLKHAVEQQLREAGDLSYVQFQLLASLGDSPGGSRRMTDLADGVVYSRSGLTYQAQTLEKRGLVTRTLSSDDERSITVTITDEGRAVLAGVFPGHVTVIDDLLFAPLSRSDIETLADILTRARDHMRRTPPRSAEPRRRRKAAGTDRPA; encoded by the coding sequence CGCGTACTTCGCCCTCATCGAGGCGAGCAGCCTGCTGAAGCACGCCGTCGAGCAGCAGTTGCGGGAGGCCGGGGATCTCAGCTACGTGCAGTTCCAGCTCCTGGCCAGCCTCGGCGATTCCCCGGGGGGCAGTCGGCGGATGACCGATCTGGCCGACGGCGTCGTCTACAGCCGCAGCGGATTGACCTACCAGGCCCAAACACTGGAGAAGCGGGGCCTTGTGACCCGCACGCTGTCCTCCGATGACGAGCGCAGCATCACCGTCACCATCACCGACGAGGGCCGCGCCGTGCTCGCGGGGGTCTTCCCCGGTCACGTCACTGTCATCGACGACCTGCTGTTCGCCCCACTGTCCCGCTCCGACATCGAGACACTCGCCGATATCCTCACCCGCGCGCGAGACCACATGCGTCGGACGCCGCCGCGGTCGGCCGAACCACGGCGGCGCAGGAAAGCGGCCGGGACGGACCGACCTGCGTAG
- a CDS encoding sigma-70 family RNA polymerase sigma factor has translation MADRAELFRRLQFEHRSALCRYANVLTRDHGQREEIVQETFVRAWLRPEVLDQSGISVRAWLCTVARNLAIDAHRSARNRRELPTATVPERARGPDEFGRVLDSCVLADALGSLDIRQRVVIVLAYFEGRSTDEIATELDIPPGTVKSRMHFGVARLRQSLRDLGVNGSVTCA, from the coding sequence ATGGCTGACCGCGCAGAATTGTTTCGTCGTTTGCAGTTCGAGCATCGCTCGGCACTGTGCAGGTACGCGAATGTTCTGACGCGTGATCACGGCCAGCGTGAAGAAATCGTGCAGGAAACGTTCGTTCGTGCGTGGCTGCGGCCCGAGGTGTTGGATCAATCCGGCATCTCGGTTCGCGCCTGGCTGTGCACGGTGGCGCGCAATCTGGCGATCGACGCTCACCGCAGCGCCCGGAACCGGCGTGAACTTCCGACCGCGACGGTGCCCGAGCGGGCGCGGGGACCGGACGAGTTCGGACGAGTTCTCGATTCGTGCGTGCTCGCCGATGCCCTCGGTTCGCTGGATATTCGCCAGCGCGTGGTGATCGTTCTGGCCTATTTCGAGGGACGGTCGACCGATGAGATTGCGACCGAGCTCGATATCCCGCCCGGGACGGTGAAGTCACGCATGCACTTCGGGGTCGCACGGCTCAGGCAATCGCTACGCGACCTTGGGGTGAACGGATCGGTGACATGCGCGTGA
- a CDS encoding lipase family protein, translated as MMAETPGLDSWKVVWLGLSSFRANMAFVVQNVKDPSELAVCFRGTVFSSLIDLAEDFEVFTQVPFPRGGTPPPGSAPVIAKGASAAFDDIMAARCVLGLPGGSGTLVSALQTLCGTSEPATVHLTGHSLGGCLVTTVALSLQSQFAKINPHVTFDTYTFAAPTAGNQAFATWFDNRFPNGQATWNKYDVVANVWWNLGPGPTSIQSFFPDPGPYASECTDEKGQTVQAQIQDLAQKLVKSGVSPYVQPTQQPPLNTDYAVHSSDALGKTEQDWMGQLAYQHANNTYLSLLGAPTVNIDVPQIKSVSPTSGRAGTPVTIAVPSTTAFASACVVYFGSARGTDVKVGDNSITVTAPRHLGIEKTVAIAVTNLLTISDTKKTAVNEFTYNNQAG; from the coding sequence ATGATGGCCGAGACCCCGGGCCTCGACTCGTGGAAAGTCGTGTGGCTGGGGCTGAGTTCCTTTCGCGCGAACATGGCGTTCGTGGTCCAGAACGTGAAAGACCCCTCGGAGCTGGCAGTCTGCTTCCGTGGGACGGTGTTCAGCTCGCTCATAGATCTGGCCGAGGATTTCGAGGTTTTCACGCAGGTGCCGTTCCCGCGGGGCGGCACGCCGCCTCCCGGTTCGGCACCCGTGATCGCGAAGGGCGCCTCGGCCGCCTTCGACGACATCATGGCGGCGAGGTGTGTTCTCGGGCTGCCGGGCGGATCCGGGACGCTGGTGTCCGCGCTGCAAACTCTCTGCGGTACGAGTGAACCGGCTACCGTTCACCTCACCGGCCACAGCCTCGGCGGCTGCCTCGTCACGACAGTGGCGTTGTCTCTGCAGTCCCAGTTCGCGAAGATCAACCCCCACGTCACGTTCGACACCTATACCTTCGCCGCCCCGACTGCCGGAAACCAGGCCTTTGCCACGTGGTTCGACAACCGGTTCCCCAATGGCCAGGCGACATGGAACAAATACGACGTGGTCGCGAACGTGTGGTGGAACCTGGGGCCGGGACCGACCAGCATCCAGTCCTTCTTCCCCGACCCCGGCCCCTACGCGAGCGAATGCACGGATGAGAAAGGCCAGACCGTCCAGGCCCAGATCCAGGACCTCGCGCAGAAGCTGGTCAAGAGCGGCGTGTCACCGTACGTGCAGCCGACTCAACAGCCTCCGCTGAACACCGACTACGCGGTCCACTCATCCGACGCGCTCGGCAAGACCGAGCAGGATTGGATGGGCCAGCTCGCCTATCAGCACGCCAACAACACCTACCTCAGTCTCCTCGGGGCGCCGACCGTGAACATCGATGTGCCCCAGATCAAGTCGGTGTCCCCCACCAGCGGTCGGGCGGGCACGCCGGTGACGATCGCGGTCCCGTCGACCACCGCGTTCGCCTCGGCCTGTGTGGTCTACTTCGGGTCCGCGCGCGGGACCGACGTCAAGGTCGGCGACAATTCGATCACGGTCACCGCGCCGCGCCATCTCGGGATCGAGAAGACCGTCGCCATCGCCGTCACGAACCTGTTGACCATCTCCGACACGAAGAAGACCGCCGTCAACGAGTTCACCTACAACAACCAGGCCGGTTGA